Part of the Weissella coleopterorum genome is shown below.
CTTGGACCTAAGGGATTGATGCCTAACCCTAAGACTGGAACAGTTACCTTTGAAGTGGCTAAGGCCGTTGAAGAGTCTAAAGCTGGAAAGGTTACTTACCGGACTGATCGTGACGGAAACGTTGCAGTTCCTGTTGGTAAGGTTTCATTTGATGCTGATAAGCTTGCTGGAAATATCAAGTCAATTTCTGACGTTGTTATCAAAGCGCGCCCATCTGCTGTTAAGGGAACTTATGTACAACACGTATCAATCGCTTCTACATTTGGACCTGCTATTAACTTAGATGTTACTTCATTGTAATTAAAAAGTTGTAGACGTTTATTGACACTTCCCAGAGTTATCTGGTATATTGTCTAATGAATTAAATCGATTCTACCTAAGACGCCGGTGGCCTATGGCCTTAATAACCTGCCGAGGAAGTGAAAATGAGCGAAAGCAAATTTGAACCCCCGGCACTATGTGTTGGGGGTTCTTAGTTAGAATCAAATCTAATATAGGAGGAATCAAATATCATGAGTGAAGCAACAATTGCTGTTAAAGCCCAAAAAGTAGAAGAAATTGCATCAAAGTTTAAAGATGCAACGACTTCTGTTGTGGTTGACGTCCGTGGATTGACAGTTGAACAATCTAATAACTTACGTAAGTCATTACGTGAGGAAGGCGTTGAGTTGAAGGTTATCAAGAACAAAGTTTTGACGCGTGCCGCCGAAGCTGCTGACTTGTCAGCCTTGAACGACTTGTTTGCCGGTCCTTCAGCTGTTGCATTTTCAAACGAAGATGCAATCGCTCCAGCCCGGATCTTGAAGAAGTATGCTGATGAAATCGAAGCCCTTGAAATCAAGGGTGGTGTGGTTGACGGAAACATTGCTAGTGTCGAAGACATTAACAAGTATGCCGCTTTGCCAGACCGCGATGGATTGCTTTCAATGTTGTTGTCAACATTGCAAGCACCTGTTCGTAACGTCGCTTATGCCGTTAAGGCTGTGTCAGACGCGAAGGCAGAAGCATAAGGCTTTCAAGGTATGGTTAAAAACCTATTTAACCATTTCTGTATACAATTACAATAAATTTGCCATTATGGCTAAAATTAAAGGAGATTATTATCATGGCTTTTGATAAGGATTCAATCATCGCTTCATTGAAGGAAGCAACGATCATGGACTTGGCTGACTTGGTTTCAGCTATCGAAGAAGAATTTGGTGTTTCAGCTGCTGCCCCTGTTGCCGCTGCTGGTGCTGCTGGTGGTGACGCCGCTGCTCAAACTGAATTCGATGTTGAATTGACTTCAGCAGGTAACGCTAAGGTTCAAGTAATCAAGGCTGTTCGTGAAATTACTGGTTTGGGATTGAAGGATGCTAAGGGTCTTGTAGACAACGCACCTTCAGTTATCAAGGAAGGTCTTTCAGAAGACGAAGCTAACGAATTGAAGGCTAAGTTGGAAGAAACTGGAGCCGAAGTTACTGTTAAGTAATTTCATTTAGGCTTGATTACCTTGCAAAAGGTAAACTAAAAACCGTTATATAAGCTGCTGCTTGTGTAACGGTTTTTTGCTGGATAAAATTATCCTGAATTAATATAGTGATATTATTTTCTTGTTAGAGTAGACCATCAGAGCTAATTGAAAAATTGTAAAGATTTAATCCTAAGGTGTTCAAAATGATGCATTGATACATTATTGGAAACAAATCGCGGTTAATTTATGAAATCATATGATGATTATTTTGGCTGATAAACGGTATAAATACCAAATTTATTTGAGGTGTAATGTTCGTTTGATAACTTTAGATGAGCGTAATTAGGAGTAATAACCGTAGTCTGTTGATTTATAATCGGCTGTTTAGTGAAAGTGTAGTTTGTAAATTGAGTAATATGTAAAAATTCATGTTTCTCGGGGGCGAATTTTACTGTGCTGATAAATTCTTTTGGGGTCGGTCGGTCATAGAATAAGACCAGGGAGTATCGTTGATTGCCTGGTTGAATAATATTAATAGGTCCATGCTGCTGCTTTGCTTTGTGTAGGGCTGCCTCAAAGCCTTGATTATAGACTTTTTGAATGGCAGGGGTGTTATTAAATGTTGTGAAATATTGTTTGAGAAATAAGAGATTCGGCAGCGTGAGGATTACGATTATTAATATTTTCAGCCATTGAAATAGCCAATTAGAGTGTTGGCTAAGCCATTGCCAAGTCTTGCTTAAACCCAGTGCTGTCAGAGCTAGAATAGCCAACCAAGCTAAATTATAACGATTAATATTTCCTTGTACTGAAAAAGTTAATGCAATAATACCACTCCCCCAAGCGCCCAGTACCCATTGTCGCATTTTCACAGCCATCAGCAGGCCGATAAAAGCAAAAAACAAATTAACGATGTAGGTGATGGCTGAAATTGGGGTTGCATTTTGCCAAAGACCATCAAATTGGGTCCCCAGTAATAACCAATTTTGTGCTGGATTCCCGCCTAATGTTTTACGGATCATCGTGAATCTTTCAACGGAAAAGAAACCTAAATCAAAAGCGGACATATTAAATGAGTTAACGGCAAACCATAGGATCATTGGTAAAGCAATTAGTAGAAAGATTCCGGCTGATTTAAAAGCCTGAAACCAGGTCATTTGTTGCTGGTAAAGAGACCAAAGATATAATACCCCTAAGATTAAGGGAAGGGCGAGAAGGACACTTGAATACGCATAGATTGACAAGGCGAAAAAAGCGGCTGCCCAATAGTAGTGTTGGTAGACAAAACAGGTGAAAGCGATCAATAAGATACAAGGTAGAATATTTGATTCCAAACCTTGACGGGCAATCATGATGGCCCAAGGATTGATCGCCAACAAAAGCAAACCAGTTGTTGCTACTTTTTGGTTCCAGATTTTTTTTAAAAATAAGTAGAAAATGGGGAGCAAGATCAGACTGGTTATTAATGAAACGGCTCGTTCAGAATAAATATTTAAAGTCCATATTTTAAGAATGGGCAACATTAAATATTCATAAAGGGCATTCATACCACTCCCCCAAGCTTTCAAATAAAACGGATAGTGATGCCCCCACATATCGGTTTGAAAGTTAGCTAGTGTCCAAGCATTATATCCAGTCATTGCTTCATCGGTGGTTAGTCCGCCTGGAATGG
Proteins encoded:
- a CDS encoding ArnT family glycosyltransferase, encoding MTGYNAWTLANFQTDMWGHHYPFYLKAWGSGMNALYEYLMLPILKIWTLNIYSERAVSLITSLILLPIFYLFLKKIWNQKVATTGLLLLAINPWAIMIARQGLESNILPCILLIAFTCFVYQHYYWAAAFFALSIYAYSSVLLALPLILGVLYLWSLYQQQMTWFQAFKSAGIFLLIALPMILWFAVNSFNMSAFDLGFFSVERFTMIRKTLGGNPAQNWLLLGTQFDGLWQNATPISAITYIVNLFFAFIGLLMAVKMRQWVLGAWGSGIIALTFSVQGNINRYNLAWLAILALTALGLSKTWQWLSQHSNWLFQWLKILIIVILTLPNLLFLKQYFTTFNNTPAIQKVYNQGFEAALHKAKQQHGPINIIQPGNQRYSLVLFYDRPTPKEFISTVKFAPEKHEFLHITQFTNYTFTKQPIINQQTTVITPNYAHLKLSNEHYTSNKFGIYTVYQPK
- the rplJ gene encoding 50S ribosomal protein L10 yields the protein MSEATIAVKAQKVEEIASKFKDATTSVVVDVRGLTVEQSNNLRKSLREEGVELKVIKNKVLTRAAEAADLSALNDLFAGPSAVAFSNEDAIAPARILKKYADEIEALEIKGGVVDGNIASVEDINKYAALPDRDGLLSMLLSTLQAPVRNVAYAVKAVSDAKAEA
- the rplL gene encoding 50S ribosomal protein L7/L12 is translated as MAFDKDSIIASLKEATIMDLADLVSAIEEEFGVSAAAPVAAAGAAGGDAAAQTEFDVELTSAGNAKVQVIKAVREITGLGLKDAKGLVDNAPSVIKEGLSEDEANELKAKLEETGAEVTVK